One Streptococcus sp. DTU_2020_1001019_1_SI_AUS_MUR_006 DNA window includes the following coding sequences:
- the ychF gene encoding redox-regulated ATPase YchF, with the protein MALTAGIVGLPNVGKSTLFNAITKAGAEAANYPFATIDPNVGMVEVPDERLQKLTEMITPKKTVPTTFEFTDIAGIVKGASRGEGLGNKFLANIREVDAIVHVVRAFDDENVMREQGREDAFVDPLADIDTINLELILADLESVNKRYARVEKMARTQKDKESVAEFNVLQKIKPVLEDGKSARTIEFTDEEQKVVKGLFLLTTKPVLYVANVDEDVVGDPESIDYVKQIREFAATENAEVVVISARAEEEISELDDEDKKEFLEAIGLTESGVDKLTRAAYHLLGLGTYFTAGEKEVRAWTFKRGMKAPQAAGIIHSDFEKGFIRAVTMSYDDLVKYGSEKAVKEAGRLREEGKEYVVQDGDIMEFRFNV; encoded by the coding sequence ATGGCTTTAACAGCAGGTATTGTAGGTTTACCAAACGTTGGTAAATCAACCCTATTTAATGCAATTACAAAAGCAGGAGCAGAGGCTGCAAACTATCCTTTTGCGACCATTGATCCAAACGTTGGAATGGTAGAAGTTCCAGATGAACGCCTCCAAAAATTGACGGAAATGATTACTCCTAAAAAGACAGTTCCAACAACCTTTGAATTTACAGATATTGCAGGGATTGTAAAAGGAGCATCAAGAGGAGAAGGTCTTGGGAATAAATTCTTGGCCAACATCCGTGAAGTTGATGCGATTGTTCATGTGGTTCGTGCCTTTGATGATGAAAATGTCATGCGTGAGCAAGGTCGCGAAGATGCCTTTGTGGATCCGCTAGCAGATATTGATACCATTAACCTAGAGTTGATTCTTGCTGATTTAGAATCAGTCAATAAACGCTATGCGCGTGTAGAAAAAATGGCGCGTACGCAAAAAGATAAGGAATCAGTTGCAGAATTTAACGTTCTCCAAAAGATTAAACCTGTTCTTGAAGATGGAAAATCAGCTCGTACCATTGAATTTACAGATGAAGAGCAAAAAGTAGTTAAAGGCCTTTTCCTTTTGACCACGAAACCAGTTCTTTATGTAGCAAATGTTGATGAGGATGTGGTTGGAGATCCAGAATCTATCGATTATGTGAAACAAATTCGTGAATTCGCAGCAACAGAAAATGCAGAAGTAGTAGTCATTTCTGCGCGTGCTGAAGAAGAAATTTCTGAGTTAGACGATGAAGATAAAAAAGAGTTTCTTGAAGCCATTGGTTTGACAGAATCAGGTGTGGATAAGTTGACTCGTGCAGCATATCATTTGTTAGGACTTGGAACTTACTTCACAGCCGGTGAAAAAGAAGTTCGTGCTTGGACCTTTAAACGTGGCATGAAAGCTCCTCAGGCAGCTGGTATCATCCACTCTGACTTTGAAAAAGGTTTTATTCGTGCAGTGACTATGTCTTATGACGATTTAGTAAAATACGGCTCTGAAAAGGCTGTAAAAGAAGCAGGACGTTTGCGTGAAGAAGGAAAAGAATATGTCGTGCAAGATGGCGATATTATGGAATTCCGCTTTAACGTTTAA
- the pth gene encoding aminoacyl-tRNA hydrolase, which yields MTKLLVGLGNPGDKYFETKHNVGFMLIDQLAKKQNVTFTHDKIFQAELASFFLNGEKIYLVKPTTFMNESGKAVHALLTYYGLDIEDLLIIYDDLDMEVGKIRLRAKGSAGGHNGIKSIIQHIGTQVFNRVKIGIGRPKKGMSVVHHVLTKFDQEDYIGILQSIDKVDDAVNYYLQEKNFEKTMQKYNG from the coding sequence ATGACAAAATTACTTGTAGGATTGGGAAATCCAGGAGATAAATATTTTGAAACTAAACATAATGTTGGCTTTATGCTGATTGACCAACTAGCAAAAAAACAGAATGTTACCTTTACACACGATAAGATATTCCAAGCTGAATTAGCTTCATTTTTCCTTAATGGGGAAAAAATTTATCTGGTGAAACCGACGACTTTTATGAATGAAAGTGGAAAAGCTGTTCATGCATTGTTAACTTATTATGGTTTAGATATTGAAGATTTACTGATCATTTACGATGACCTTGACATGGAAGTCGGAAAAATTCGTCTTCGTGCTAAAGGATCAGCTGGTGGTCATAATGGAATTAAGTCGATTATTCAACATATTGGTACACAGGTTTTCAATCGTGTAAAGATTGGTATTGGTAGACCTAAAAAAGGAATGTCTGTTGTTCACCATGTTTTGACTAAGTTTGATCAGGAAGATTATATCGGTATTTTACAGTCAATTGACAAGGTTGACGATGCTGTAAATTATTATTTACAAGAAAAAAACTTTGAAAAGACGATGCAGAAATATAATGGATAA
- the mfd gene encoding transcription-repair coupling factor: MDKEMALIDFFLENKQILSWHENLPQKQRQLLLGLSGSAKSLAIASSLKSQDKVLVMTSTYGEAERLINDLISILGSDLVYPFLVDDSPMVEFLVSSQEKIFSRVEALRFLRNESQRGILVCNVAASRVFLPNPQVFDDSILELQVGQECEQRELKNHLISLGYKKVTQVQSQGEFSLRGDILDIFETSQICPYRIEFFGDEIDGIREFDTETQLSKDSKTQVLIYPASDILLTNEDYHRGQKFLEHEIDKALSPTLKSYLEEVFSCTKEQVLHADIRKFLSVFYKKQWTLIDYLNQVPVIFDDFQKIMNQYDAFDKETASYFTDDLHNSKAVSSLQYFADVESQFKKYVPATFFSNFQKGLGNLKFNNLYQFNQYPMQEFFNQFSFLKEEIERYKKLKYTIVLQSSSKTELKKLSTILDEYDIKVDNSNESEICKGTVNLIEGNLRHGFHFVDENLVFITEYEIFKKKIKRKYRRQNISNAERLKDYNELQKGDYVVHQIHGIGQYLGIETIEIKGIHRDYVSVLYQNGDRISIPVEQIQTLSKYVSSDGKAPKLNKLNDGRFKKAKQKVKSQVEDIADDLIKLYAERSQLKGFAFSKDDEDQVAFDEAFPYVETEDQLRSIEEIKKDMQASQPMDRLLVGDVGFGKTEVAMRAAFKAVNDHKQVVVLVPTTVLAQQHYSNFKERFEQFAVNVDVLSRFRSKKEQTETLEKLKKGQVDILIGTHRVLSKDVEFADLGLMIIDEEQRFGVKHKEALKELKKKVDVLTLTATPIPRTLHMSMLGIRDLSVIETPPTNRYPVQTYVLEQNDRIIRDAVLREMDRGGQVYYLYNKVDTIEKKVSELQELIPEASIGFVHGQMSEIRLENTLLDFIEGQYDILVTTTIIETGVDIPNANTLFIENADHMGLSTLYQLRGRVGRSNRIAYAYLMYRPDKTLTEVSEKRLDAIKGFTELGSGFKIAMRDLSIRGAGNLLGSSQSGFIDSVGFELYSQLLEEAIAKKNGTDKKREKGNAELILQIDAYLPDEYISDERHKIEIYKRIRQIDNRVNYEGLQDELIDRFGEYPDVVAYLLEIGLAKAYLDKVFVNRVERKVNKLVIQFEKISQQLFLTQDYFQALSQTSLKANISENQGLIEVVFDIRNKKDYEILEGLLTFGESLANIKDSKESN, encoded by the coding sequence ATGGATAAGGAAATGGCATTAATCGATTTCTTTTTAGAGAATAAACAAATTCTATCTTGGCATGAGAACTTACCACAGAAACAAAGACAATTATTGCTAGGACTTTCTGGATCAGCAAAATCGTTAGCGATTGCTAGTAGTCTGAAGAGTCAGGATAAGGTTTTAGTGATGACTTCCACATATGGAGAGGCTGAGCGTCTGATTAATGATCTAATCTCCATATTAGGTTCGGATCTGGTTTATCCATTTCTAGTAGATGATTCACCAATGGTTGAATTTTTGGTATCATCTCAGGAAAAGATTTTTTCTCGGGTTGAAGCTTTGCGGTTTCTAAGAAATGAGTCTCAAAGAGGGATTTTAGTTTGTAACGTCGCAGCTAGTCGAGTATTCTTGCCGAATCCTCAAGTTTTTGATGATAGTATCTTAGAACTTCAAGTGGGGCAAGAATGCGAACAAAGAGAATTAAAAAATCACTTGATTTCTCTTGGTTATAAGAAAGTTACACAAGTTCAAAGTCAGGGAGAATTTAGCCTTCGTGGAGATATTCTAGATATATTTGAAACCTCTCAAATTTGTCCTTATCGGATTGAATTTTTCGGTGATGAGATTGATGGCATTAGAGAATTTGATACTGAAACTCAATTATCAAAAGATAGTAAAACTCAAGTACTAATCTATCCAGCTAGTGATATTTTATTAACGAATGAAGATTATCATCGTGGTCAGAAATTTTTAGAACATGAGATTGATAAGGCACTTTCTCCAACTTTAAAGTCTTACCTAGAAGAAGTTTTTAGTTGTACGAAAGAGCAAGTTCTTCATGCAGATATTCGCAAGTTTTTGTCTGTATTTTATAAAAAACAGTGGACCTTGATAGACTATTTGAATCAAGTTCCTGTTATATTTGATGATTTTCAAAAAATCATGAACCAGTACGATGCTTTTGATAAGGAAACAGCTAGCTACTTTACAGATGATTTACATAATAGTAAAGCAGTATCAAGTTTACAATATTTTGCTGATGTAGAAAGTCAATTTAAAAAATATGTACCAGCGACTTTCTTTTCAAATTTTCAAAAAGGGCTTGGAAATTTGAAATTTAATAATCTGTACCAGTTCAATCAATATCCTATGCAGGAGTTCTTTAATCAGTTTTCTTTTCTGAAAGAAGAAATTGAACGTTACAAAAAATTAAAGTATACGATTGTTCTTCAATCAAGTAGCAAAACTGAACTAAAGAAACTGTCAACGATCCTTGATGAATACGATATTAAAGTTGATAATAGCAATGAAAGTGAAATCTGTAAAGGAACTGTCAATCTTATTGAAGGAAATCTGCGACATGGGTTTCATTTTGTAGATGAGAATCTTGTATTTATTACTGAATATGAAATTTTTAAAAAGAAGATTAAACGCAAGTATCGAAGACAAAATATCAGTAACGCTGAACGATTAAAGGATTATAATGAACTCCAAAAAGGAGACTATGTTGTTCATCAAATCCATGGTATTGGTCAATATTTAGGGATCGAAACGATTGAAATCAAAGGGATTCATAGAGACTATGTAAGTGTTCTATATCAAAATGGAGACCGTATTTCTATCCCTGTGGAGCAGATACAGACTCTTTCTAAGTATGTTTCTAGTGATGGTAAGGCTCCAAAGTTAAACAAATTAAACGATGGACGTTTTAAAAAAGCGAAGCAAAAAGTAAAGAGTCAAGTTGAAGATATTGCAGATGATTTAATTAAGTTATATGCAGAGAGAAGTCAACTTAAAGGTTTTGCATTTTCAAAAGATGATGAAGATCAAGTTGCTTTTGACGAAGCATTCCCATATGTAGAAACTGAGGACCAACTTAGAAGTATCGAAGAGATTAAGAAAGATATGCAGGCTTCTCAACCGATGGACCGACTTTTAGTTGGAGATGTGGGTTTTGGTAAGACAGAAGTAGCAATGCGAGCTGCGTTTAAGGCTGTCAATGATCATAAACAGGTTGTCGTTTTAGTGCCAACAACCGTTCTTGCTCAGCAACATTACAGTAATTTTAAGGAAAGATTTGAACAATTTGCTGTCAACGTAGATGTTTTGAGTCGTTTCAGAAGTAAAAAAGAACAGACTGAAACACTTGAGAAGTTAAAAAAAGGTCAAGTAGACATCTTGATAGGGACCCATAGAGTCTTGTCTAAAGATGTTGAGTTTGCTGATTTGGGGTTGATGATTATTGATGAAGAGCAACGTTTTGGTGTTAAGCATAAGGAAGCTTTGAAGGAATTAAAAAAGAAGGTTGATGTCTTAACTTTGACAGCGACACCAATTCCTCGAACTCTTCATATGTCTATGCTAGGTATCCGAGATTTATCAGTCATAGAGACTCCTCCAACAAATCGATATCCTGTTCAAACCTACGTACTTGAACAGAATGATCGTATCATTCGTGATGCTGTATTGAGAGAAATGGATCGTGGTGGTCAAGTTTACTATCTTTACAATAAAGTTGACACGATTGAAAAGAAGGTTTCAGAGTTACAAGAACTTATTCCAGAAGCTTCTATTGGATTTGTCCATGGTCAAATGAGTGAAATTCGCTTAGAAAATACACTTCTTGATTTCATTGAAGGACAATATGATATTTTAGTAACTACAACAATCATCGAGACAGGAGTAGATATTCCAAATGCTAATACCTTGTTTATAGAAAATGCAGATCATATGGGATTGTCAACCTTGTATCAATTAAGAGGTCGTGTTGGTCGTAGTAATCGAATTGCTTATGCTTATCTCATGTATCGTCCAGATAAAACTTTGACAGAAGTTTCTGAGAAAAGATTAGATGCCATCAAAGGTTTTACTGAACTAGGTTCTGGTTTCAAAATAGCTATGCGTGATTTATCCATTCGTGGAGCTGGAAATCTATTAGGAAGCTCTCAGTCTGGATTTATCGATTCTGTTGGTTTTGAGTTGTACTCTCAGTTGTTAGAAGAAGCAATAGCTAAGAAAAATGGAACTGACAAAAAACGTGAAAAAGGAAATGCTGAGTTAATTCTACAAATCGATGCCTATCTTCCAGATGAGTATATTTCAGATGAACGACATAAAATTGAAATTTACAAGAGAATTCGTCAGATTGATAACCGTGTCAACTATGAGGGATTACAAGATGAGTTGATCGATCGTTTTGGAGAATATCCAGATGTCGTTGCTTACCTTTTAGAAATTGGATTAGCTAAAGCATATCTTGATAAAGTATTTGTCAATCGTGTAGAAAGAAAGGTTAATAAGCTGGTCATTCAGTTTGAAAAAATATCGCAACAATTATTTTTAACACAAGATTATTTCCAGGCTCTTTCTCAGACAAGTTTGAAGGCAAATATTTCAGAAAATCAAGGTTTAATCGAAGTTGTTTTTGATATTCGTAATAAAAAGGATTATGAGATTTTAGAAGGTCTTTTAACTTTTGGAGAATCATTAGCAAACATAAAAGATTCAAAAGAGTCGAATTAG
- a CDS encoding RNA-binding S4 domain-containing protein: MRLDKYLKVSRIIKRRTVAKEVADKGRIKVNGILAKSSTDLKINDQVEIRFGNKLLLVKVLEMKDSTKKEDAAGMYEIISETRVENDV, from the coding sequence ATGAGATTAGATAAATATTTAAAAGTATCAAGAATTATTAAGCGTCGTACAGTAGCTAAAGAAGTTGCAGATAAGGGACGTATCAAGGTAAATGGTATTCTTGCAAAGAGCTCTACAGATTTAAAAATCAATGACCAAGTTGAAATTCGTTTTGGAAATAAATTGTTGCTCGTAAAAGTGTTAGAAATGAAAGATAGCACTAAAAAAGAAGATGCTGCAGGTATGTATGAAATTATCAGCGAAACAAGGGTAGAAAACGATGTATAA
- a CDS encoding septum formation initiator family protein has translation MYKKIVQMNNSFIQNEHQRRKYLMEERQRRNRFMGWVLILIMLLFILPTYNLTQSYQQLLERRQQLANLKKQYQELSDEKDKESNLATKLKDETYAAKYLRAKYYYSKSWEEVYTIPDLLPR, from the coding sequence ATGTATAAAAAAATTGTACAAATGAATAATTCTTTTATTCAAAATGAACACCAACGTCGTAAATACTTGATGGAAGAACGACAAAGACGAAATCGTTTTATGGGCTGGGTTTTGATTTTGATTATGTTATTGTTCATCCTACCAACCTATAATTTGACTCAAAGTTATCAGCAACTACTCGAACGTCGCCAACAGTTAGCCAATCTGAAAAAACAGTATCAAGAATTGAGCGATGAAAAAGATAAAGAATCAAATCTTGCAACCAAATTAAAGGACGAAACATACGCAGCCAAGTATTTGCGTGCAAAATATTACTATTCAAAATCATGGGAGGAAGTTTATACTATTCCAGACTTACTTCCTAGGTAA
- a CDS encoding SP_0009 family protein, protein MENLLDIVEKFLSQSDEKLEELAQKNHLLRLQEEEEKKNA, encoded by the coding sequence ATGGAAAATTTATTAGATATTGTAGAAAAGTTTTTAAGTCAATCAGATGAAAAATTAGAAGAGTTAGCTCAAAAAAATCATCTGTTACGGCTACAGGAAGAAGAGGAAAAAAAGAATGCGTAA
- a CDS encoding serine hydrolase, whose translation MRKFLVILLLPIFFKSVQVVSTENPVIIPNQEVYSLTHASYHFYYQDVIESPKFYGETSVYSTEDLIKESGKVNADTTLSVLEWRLNKQGQPVFKLSNNQFVMADKRLLYDSSIVNDFSKRVWLEPGFVVYNSPYDQQELKSTLAAYQEVEVDMSIFAGGHEFLHIKQIGWISTDYISNDDNRIQKVQELLSANYQNEQFSIYVKQLSTGKEAGINEDQKMYAASVMKLPYLYYVQEKINQGDYQLDTKLKYVSEVNDFPGSYKPEGSGSLPKTADNKDYTLKDLIAKTAKESDNVAHNILAYYITNKSDEAFKNEMTAIAGEEWNVTEKLASAKMAGQVMESIYNQNGFVLESLSQTAFDNQRIAKNISAKVAHKIGDADEFKHDVGIVYTDSPFIISIFTKNSDYDTISKIAKDVYEVLK comes from the coding sequence ATGCGTAAATTTTTAGTGATATTACTACTTCCTATTTTTTTTAAAAGTGTCCAAGTAGTAAGCACTGAGAATCCAGTTATCATTCCAAACCAAGAAGTTTATTCCTTAACCCACGCTTCGTATCATTTTTACTATCAAGATGTTATAGAATCTCCAAAATTTTATGGTGAAACGTCGGTTTATTCTACAGAAGATTTGATTAAAGAATCAGGAAAAGTCAATGCAGATACAACATTATCTGTTTTAGAATGGAGATTAAATAAACAAGGACAGCCTGTGTTTAAATTGTCAAATAATCAATTTGTGATGGCTGATAAACGACTTTTATACGATAGTTCCATCGTAAACGATTTTTCTAAACGAGTATGGTTAGAACCAGGATTTGTCGTTTATAATAGTCCTTATGATCAACAAGAATTAAAGTCTACTTTAGCAGCTTATCAAGAGGTTGAAGTAGATATGTCTATTTTTGCTGGTGGTCATGAATTTTTACATATCAAACAAATTGGTTGGATTTCGACGGATTACATTTCCAACGATGACAATCGTATCCAGAAAGTACAAGAGTTGTTATCTGCGAATTATCAAAATGAACAGTTTTCTATTTATGTTAAACAATTGAGCACGGGTAAGGAAGCTGGAATTAATGAAGATCAAAAAATGTACGCTGCTAGTGTTATGAAATTGCCTTATCTTTATTATGTTCAAGAAAAAATTAATCAAGGTGATTACCAACTTGACACGAAATTGAAGTACGTTTCTGAAGTAAATGATTTCCCTGGTTCTTATAAACCCGAAGGAAGTGGAAGCCTCCCTAAAACAGCGGACAATAAAGACTACACTCTCAAAGATTTAATTGCAAAGACAGCGAAAGAATCTGACAATGTAGCTCATAATATTCTTGCTTATTATATTACCAATAAATCAGATGAAGCCTTTAAAAACGAAATGACTGCTATCGCAGGTGAAGAGTGGAACGTAACAGAGAAGTTAGCTTCAGCTAAAATGGCTGGTCAGGTTATGGAATCTATTTATAATCAGAATGGTTTTGTTTTAGAATCACTATCGCAAACAGCTTTTGATAATCAGCGGATTGCTAAGAATATTTCTGCTAAGGTAGCCCATAAAATTGGGGATGCAGATGAATTTAAACACGATGTAGGAATAGTCTATACAGATTCTCCTTTCATTATTTCAATCTTTACCAAAAATTCTGATTATGATACCATTTCTAAAATTGCTAAGGATGTCTATGAGGTCTTAAAATGA
- the tilS gene encoding tRNA lysidine(34) synthetase TilS codes for MRDQDFLNDFLEKGYFKDHSRVVLALSGGLDSMFLFHLLSTYQEELGIELFLAHVNHKQRLESDNEEYELRKLAEQVGVPIYVAHFTGDFSEANARQFRYDFFREVMEKTSSTALVTAHHADDQAETIFMRLIRGVRLQHLSAIKERQMFDKGELIRPLLSFYKKDFSEVEHFEDRTNKENHYFRNRVRNIYLPQLEKENIQLKRAFLEFGKEVSDYQIALTELSQTVNVEDLTQFLSFSEATQRVLLQQYLSRFADLNVTREQFQEIHHILKTKSQYRHSIKNSYELIKEYQHFQIGKIRPKSDEKSSECVLNYQNQVHYEGYLFSFGIPLKGENVQKMNVSRETSLILRHRQPGDYLIIDGHRKKIRRLFIDLKIPAEKREKAIIIEQFGKICSVLGIEISDLSKKMKNDIMNTVLYIEKNR; via the coding sequence ATGAGAGACCAAGATTTTTTAAATGATTTTCTAGAAAAAGGTTATTTTAAAGATCATTCACGAGTTGTACTAGCCTTGTCTGGTGGATTGGATTCGATGTTTCTCTTTCACCTCCTATCAACCTATCAAGAAGAACTCGGGATTGAATTATTTTTAGCTCATGTAAACCATAAACAACGACTAGAATCGGATAATGAAGAATATGAATTAAGAAAACTAGCTGAACAAGTTGGAGTTCCAATTTACGTAGCTCATTTTACTGGAGATTTTTCAGAAGCAAATGCTCGTCAATTTCGCTATGATTTTTTTAGAGAAGTAATGGAGAAAACTTCCTCTACAGCTCTTGTAACAGCTCATCATGCAGATGATCAGGCTGAAACGATTTTTATGCGATTGATTAGAGGTGTTAGACTACAACATTTATCAGCTATAAAAGAGAGACAAATGTTTGATAAGGGAGAGTTAATTCGTCCTTTGCTATCTTTTTATAAGAAGGATTTTTCTGAAGTTGAGCATTTTGAAGATAGGACGAATAAAGAAAATCATTATTTTCGCAATCGAGTTCGTAATATTTACTTACCACAACTGGAAAAAGAAAATATTCAGTTAAAGAGAGCGTTTTTAGAGTTTGGAAAAGAAGTATCTGACTATCAAATTGCTCTGACTGAATTATCTCAAACAGTTAATGTGGAAGATTTAACTCAGTTTTTATCTTTTAGTGAAGCAACACAGCGAGTTTTACTACAACAATACCTTAGTCGTTTTGCTGATTTAAATGTAACAAGAGAACAATTTCAAGAAATTCATCATATTTTAAAAACTAAGAGCCAATATCGCCATAGTATAAAAAATAGTTATGAACTTATAAAAGAATACCAGCACTTTCAAATTGGTAAAATCAGACCAAAGTCTGATGAAAAAAGTAGTGAGTGTGTGTTAAACTATCAAAATCAAGTTCATTATGAAGGTTATTTATTTTCATTTGGAATCCCTCTAAAAGGGGAAAATGTTCAAAAGATGAATGTTTCTCGTGAAACATCATTGATTTTGCGACATCGACAGCCAGGTGATTATTTGATAATAGATGGTCATCGAAAAAAAATAAGGCGACTTTTTATTGATTTAAAAATTCCTGCAGAAAAACGAGAAAAAGCTATTATCATTGAGCAATTTGGAAAAATTTGTTCAGTTTTAGGAATTGAAATCAGTGATTTGAGTAAAAAAATGAAAAATGATATAATGAACACTGTACTTTATATAGAAAAAAATAGATAG
- the hpt gene encoding hypoxanthine phosphoribosyltransferase, protein MLEKDIKKILISQDEITEAAKKLGAQLTKDYEGKNPILVGILKGSIPFMAELVKYIDTHLEMDFMMVSSYHGGTVSSGVINIKQDVTQDIKGRHVVFVEDIIDTGQTLKSLRDMFTAREAASVKIVTMLDKPEGRTVEIEADYTCFTIPNEFVVGYGLDYNENYRNLPYVGVLKEEVYSK, encoded by the coding sequence ATGTTAGAAAAAGATATCAAGAAAATTTTGATTTCACAAGATGAAATTACAGAAGCAGCTAAAAAATTGGGTGCTCAGTTGACAAAAGATTATGAGGGAAAAAATCCGATTTTAGTTGGAATTCTAAAAGGTTCTATTCCTTTTATGGCAGAATTGGTGAAATATATTGATACACATCTTGAAATGGACTTTATGATGGTCTCTAGCTATCATGGTGGGACTGTAAGTAGTGGTGTCATTAATATTAAACAAGACGTAACTCAAGATATTAAAGGTCGACATGTTGTCTTTGTAGAAGATATTATTGATACTGGTCAAACCTTGAAGAGTTTGAGAGATATGTTTACTGCAAGAGAAGCAGCTTCTGTTAAGATTGTCACAATGCTTGATAAACCAGAAGGTCGTACAGTAGAAATCGAAGCAGATTATACATGTTTTACAATTCCAAATGAATTTGTTGTAGGCTACGGTTTAGACTATAATGAAAACTATCGTAACCTTCCTTATGTAGGTGTATTGAAAGAGGAAGTTTACTCAAAATAG